In Serratia marcescens subsp. marcescens ATCC 13880, a single genomic region encodes these proteins:
- a CDS encoding winged helix-turn-helix domain-containing protein — MKYIIDLCVIYDANACRLQLIDNDESSIRISNPASRLLIEMLTHPNIPLKREMLIKKVWEEYGFSGSSISLNVAVSEIRKAFKLLGRETSPIKTLAKVGFCFTAMIEIYPPPQVTVSETPPSYASESLSSLAPVAEPHNVPPQNKVKVSSVATVCCVFIPLLIAATLYPIEPADQPRENLVALGKKENCTLYSLDADKHIDDELEKRMVNQALEGSGVDCLANKADIYFSSEKHTLIYNTFLGVCYLGSQDRYTQCVTYKILNGK; from the coding sequence ATGAAATATATTATCGACCTCTGCGTCATCTATGACGCAAACGCGTGTCGTCTCCAACTCATTGATAATGATGAGTCATCGATACGGATATCCAACCCGGCTTCGCGCCTGCTAATTGAAATGCTGACTCATCCCAATATCCCATTGAAACGCGAGATGTTGATAAAAAAGGTATGGGAAGAGTATGGTTTTTCAGGCTCATCGATCAGTCTAAATGTGGCCGTCAGTGAAATAAGGAAAGCATTCAAACTTCTGGGCAGAGAAACCTCCCCAATAAAGACCCTGGCAAAAGTCGGTTTTTGTTTCACCGCTATGATTGAAATTTATCCGCCACCGCAGGTAACCGTCAGCGAAACGCCGCCTTCTTATGCTTCAGAGTCGCTTTCGTCCCTGGCTCCTGTTGCCGAACCACACAACGTGCCGCCGCAGAATAAGGTAAAGGTTAGCTCTGTTGCTACTGTCTGCTGCGTATTTATTCCTCTATTGATCGCAGCGACGCTTTATCCTATCGAACCGGCTGATCAACCTCGGGAGAATTTAGTTGCGTTAGGAAAAAAAGAAAATTGCACCCTATATTCTCTGGATGCAGATAAACATATTGATGACGAACTGGAAAAACGCATGGTCAACCAGGCATTAGAAGGCAGCGGTGTGGATTGTCTAGCCAATAAGGCGGATATCTATTTTTCCTCCGAAAAACATACGTTGATTTATAACACCTTCCTCGGAGTGTGTTATCTCGGCTCGCAAGATCGATACACCCAGTGTGTTACCTACAAAATTCTCAATGGAAAATAA
- a CDS encoding response regulator transcription factor codes for MLSIGIVSENIFFREAIKRILMPRIFHKDHVIAYYDDLPLAMGRNCHDILIVDDAVKSMLRFSMAVALLAAIHGVKIFLTTEEKRRLLFRSVSHDIVVLDKKGSVPGISKELSFLMDNISQHPALNGSVERGVGRHTKSCLTESEVETLHLLSFGYTVTQVSKILDKSVKTVSTQKCSALRKMGLKNRVHNLLEISSGFSEVS; via the coding sequence ATGCTCAGTATCGGTATCGTATCTGAAAACATTTTCTTCAGAGAGGCGATAAAAAGAATATTGATGCCAAGGATTTTTCATAAAGATCACGTTATTGCCTACTATGACGATCTGCCTTTGGCTATGGGGCGAAATTGCCACGATATTCTGATCGTCGATGATGCGGTAAAAAGCATGTTGCGTTTCAGTATGGCTGTGGCGTTATTGGCTGCTATTCATGGTGTAAAGATTTTTCTGACGACGGAAGAGAAGCGCCGTCTGTTATTTCGCTCTGTCTCGCATGATATCGTCGTGCTCGATAAAAAAGGCAGTGTCCCCGGCATCAGTAAAGAGTTGTCTTTTCTGATGGATAATATCTCGCAGCATCCTGCATTGAATGGAAGCGTTGAGAGAGGAGTGGGCCGCCATACGAAAAGTTGTCTGACGGAAAGTGAAGTGGAAACACTCCATTTGCTTTCCTTCGGCTATACGGTGACTCAGGTTTCCAAGATTCTTGATAAAAGCGTAAAAACGGTCAGTACGCAGAAATGCAGTGCATTACGCAAAATGGGATTGAAGAATCGGGTGCACAACTTACTGGAAATATCATCCGGTTTCTCGGAGGTTTCCTAG
- a CDS encoding fimbrial protein, whose product MMKKMFSVAIMAAAVAAPTAFAEDNSAGGIINFTGAITDTTCTINGGKSADFTVALSPISVTDAGNTVGPITKNKKSFSLTFSGCSPAAGTAGTPLKIYFSSADNISTDGKYLLNNSVNENDASVAKNVGFSLAETGSSTPIQLNVPYVTDIMGDKAAPDSETLTLDAYYYKTNAEAAKVGALSSNVTYTISYL is encoded by the coding sequence ATGATGAAGAAGATGTTTTCTGTTGCAATCATGGCGGCTGCGGTCGCTGCCCCTACGGCTTTTGCTGAAGACAATTCCGCCGGTGGCATCATTAACTTTACCGGCGCCATTACCGACACCACCTGTACGATTAACGGCGGAAAAAGCGCGGATTTCACCGTTGCGCTGAGCCCGATCTCGGTGACCGACGCGGGTAACACCGTTGGACCAATTACCAAGAACAAGAAGTCCTTCTCGCTGACCTTCTCCGGCTGTTCGCCGGCGGCCGGCACTGCAGGCACCCCGCTGAAAATCTACTTCTCCTCCGCGGATAACATCTCCACCGACGGCAAATATTTGCTGAACAACTCGGTCAACGAGAACGACGCTTCCGTCGCGAAGAACGTGGGCTTCTCTCTGGCTGAAACCGGTTCTTCCACCCCGATCCAGCTGAACGTGCCTTATGTCACCGACATCATGGGCGATAAAGCGGCACCGGATTCAGAAACCCTGACGCTGGACGCGTACTACTACAAAACCAACGCCGAAGCGGCAAAAGTGGGCGCTCTGAGCTCCAACGTGACTTACACCATTTCTTACCTGTAA
- a CDS encoding fimbrial biogenesis chaperone codes for MKKYMMIAALLLGSVGAQANVVVNGTRVIYPANNKDVIVQLLNNGADPSLVQAWIDDGDINSTPETANVPFLLSPPVVKVNGNSGQQLRIQKIGAALAADRESVFYLNVLDIPPTPENLQGTNTLQLAIKSRIKLFYRPQALTRGVENALETLTLQANGKGFNVINNSPYFITVANIGQGEDKHLLVDSLMVAPFSTQFAASKRSVSKNARYDLMYIDDLGAYKSKAITAH; via the coding sequence ATGAAAAAATATATGATGATAGCGGCGCTGTTGCTCGGTTCCGTTGGCGCGCAGGCCAATGTGGTGGTTAACGGTACGCGGGTGATCTACCCGGCAAACAACAAGGATGTGATTGTCCAGCTGCTAAATAACGGTGCCGATCCCTCACTGGTTCAGGCCTGGATCGACGACGGCGACATCAATTCCACCCCGGAAACCGCCAACGTACCGTTTTTGCTATCGCCACCGGTGGTGAAAGTGAACGGCAACAGCGGGCAGCAGCTACGCATTCAGAAAATCGGCGCCGCGTTGGCGGCGGATCGCGAATCGGTGTTCTATCTCAACGTGCTGGATATCCCGCCGACGCCGGAAAACCTGCAGGGTACCAATACGCTGCAGTTGGCGATCAAATCGCGCATCAAGCTGTTCTACCGCCCGCAGGCCTTAACCCGCGGCGTAGAAAACGCGTTGGAAACACTGACGCTGCAAGCCAATGGCAAGGGATTCAACGTCATCAACAACAGCCCGTATTTCATCACGGTAGCGAATATCGGCCAGGGTGAGGACAAGCATCTGCTGGTTGATTCGCTGATGGTTGCGCCGTTTTCCACCCAGTTTGCTGCCAGCAAACGATCGGTCAGTAAGAACGCGCGTTATGACCTGATGTATATCGACGATCTGGGGGCTTACAAGTCTAAAGCCATCACCGCACACTAA
- a CDS encoding fimbria/pilus outer membrane usher protein, which yields MKLNKKVLSLLTASSFLLPDTAWAVTFDTSLLAGESRDSDLSRFYLNNDMPAGRQEIDVYVNHDWKGRYALLFGTQRDDIQIGYQDAQRLGIDLSQLPTPQAPQTTLSIASLVQGGRFDMDVGALSLRLTVPQARINRSEAGYVDPAFWNRGISALTLAYNATYYHAEARGEGNRSNNDDFYTGLESGINLAGWQFRDSSSFRHGSGRGSHWQNNTRYLQRGFADIKSNLTAGDFYSPGELFDSVRIRGVALASDISMRPNSQQGFSPIVRGVAQSNALVKVVQNGNVIYQENVPPGAFTLDSIQPTGSAGDLWVTVKEADGREQSFSVPFSAVPNMLKQGVSQYSVLAGKVNENNTDYDPGFVQGTLQYGFNNLVTGYAGSILSDDYQAWLLGSGWNLPIGAVSIDLTHADTRLKNRRESGQSFRIAYSKFLDVTATNFTLAAYRYSTRGYYSFTDAIYSNDGYRQLERQVDRWRDEEGVSELDMNTWDALRSARPKNTFTLNLNQRLNEGWGTLFFSGSQRDYWTANAKSREYQLGYSNNLGRVSYSVSASRVRNSQREEETRYYLSFSLPLSVFDNNAYLSTGLSATDSHYQQSTVSLSGNALESNRLSYSLSGSNRSGGDNMASVNAAYRARASTLGVSYSEGDDYRQSGLSARGSLVAIPWHLLASNEIGNTMTVVEAPQAEGLMVNGDESIVTNAQGLALVPYATPYRQNSVTLSDTGHSSGAEISGNVANHVPYYGAVSYLKFETDQRRPFQLRALRADGAPLPFGAEVMDENARPVGFVGQASVLYLRAEQPPTALTVQLRDGSCRIAKPTLALDASPGVCR from the coding sequence ATGAAGCTGAATAAAAAAGTCCTCTCGCTGCTGACCGCCTCTTCATTCTTGTTGCCGGATACGGCCTGGGCGGTGACGTTCGATACTTCGCTGTTGGCCGGCGAATCGCGCGATTCCGATCTTTCGCGTTTTTACCTCAACAATGACATGCCTGCCGGCCGGCAGGAGATCGATGTGTATGTCAATCATGACTGGAAAGGGCGCTACGCGCTGCTGTTTGGCACGCAACGCGACGATATTCAAATTGGCTACCAGGATGCGCAGCGGTTGGGCATCGATCTGAGTCAATTGCCGACACCTCAGGCGCCCCAGACGACGCTGTCGATCGCCTCGCTGGTACAGGGCGGGCGGTTCGATATGGACGTCGGCGCGCTGAGCCTGCGGTTGACGGTACCGCAGGCGCGGATCAACCGATCGGAAGCAGGATACGTGGATCCGGCTTTCTGGAATCGTGGCATCTCCGCGTTGACGCTGGCCTACAACGCGACTTACTACCACGCCGAGGCGCGCGGCGAAGGCAATCGCAGCAACAATGACGATTTTTATACCGGGCTGGAATCCGGGATCAATCTGGCCGGCTGGCAATTTCGCGACAGCAGCAGCTTTCGCCACGGCAGCGGGCGGGGGAGCCATTGGCAAAACAACACGCGTTATCTGCAGCGCGGCTTCGCCGACATCAAATCCAACCTGACCGCCGGTGATTTTTATTCGCCGGGGGAGCTGTTCGACTCGGTACGCATTCGCGGGGTGGCGCTGGCGTCGGATATCAGCATGCGGCCCAACTCGCAGCAGGGTTTTTCACCGATCGTGCGTGGCGTGGCGCAATCCAACGCCTTGGTGAAAGTGGTGCAGAACGGCAACGTGATCTACCAGGAAAACGTGCCGCCGGGCGCCTTTACCCTCGACAGCATTCAGCCGACCGGTTCGGCGGGCGATCTGTGGGTGACGGTCAAAGAGGCTGACGGGCGCGAGCAGTCGTTCAGCGTGCCGTTTTCAGCCGTACCCAACATGTTGAAACAGGGTGTCAGCCAATACAGCGTACTGGCCGGCAAGGTAAACGAAAACAATACCGATTACGACCCCGGCTTTGTACAGGGCACCCTGCAGTACGGTTTCAACAATCTGGTAACGGGTTATGCCGGCAGCATTTTAAGCGACGATTATCAGGCCTGGCTGCTCGGCAGCGGCTGGAACCTGCCGATAGGGGCAGTGTCCATTGACCTGACGCATGCCGATACTCGCCTGAAAAACCGCCGTGAAAGCGGGCAGAGCTTCCGTATCGCCTACAGTAAATTTCTCGATGTCACCGCGACCAACTTCACGCTGGCTGCCTATCGCTACTCCACCCGCGGTTACTACAGCTTTACCGACGCCATTTACTCCAATGACGGCTATCGCCAGCTGGAGCGTCAGGTTGATCGCTGGCGCGACGAGGAGGGCGTGTCCGAACTGGATATGAACACCTGGGATGCGCTGCGTTCGGCTCGGCCGAAAAATACCTTTACGCTCAACCTGAACCAGCGTCTTAACGAAGGGTGGGGCACGCTGTTCTTCTCCGGCTCCCAGCGTGATTACTGGACGGCCAATGCGAAAAGCCGCGAATACCAACTGGGGTACTCCAACAATCTGGGGCGCGTCAGCTACTCCGTTTCCGCCAGCCGGGTGCGCAACAGCCAGCGTGAGGAAGAGACGCGCTATTACCTGTCGTTCAGCCTGCCGCTGTCGGTGTTCGATAACAACGCCTACCTCAGCACTGGTCTGTCTGCGACGGACTCTCACTATCAGCAAAGCACGGTCAGCCTGAGCGGCAATGCGCTGGAATCCAACCGCCTGAGCTACTCGCTGAGCGGCAGCAATCGCAGCGGCGGCGACAATATGGCCAGCGTCAATGCGGCCTATCGCGCGCGCGCCTCGACGCTGGGCGTCTCCTACAGCGAAGGCGATGATTATCGTCAGAGCGGCCTCAGCGCGCGCGGCAGCCTGGTGGCGATCCCCTGGCATCTGCTGGCGTCGAACGAGATCGGCAACACCATGACGGTGGTCGAGGCGCCGCAGGCCGAAGGGCTGATGGTCAACGGCGACGAAAGCATCGTGACCAATGCGCAGGGGTTGGCGCTGGTGCCTTACGCCACGCCGTACCGGCAAAACTCGGTCACGTTATCGGATACCGGCCACAGCAGCGGGGCGGAAATCAGCGGCAACGTCGCCAACCATGTACCTTACTACGGCGCGGTCAGCTACCTGAAATTCGAGACCGACCAACGCCGGCCATTCCAGCTGCGGGCGCTGCGCGCCGATGGTGCACCGCTGCCGTTCGGCGCCGAAGTGATGGATGAAAACGCTCGGCCGGTAGGTTTTGTCGGCCAGGCCAGCGTGTTGTACCTGCGCGCTGAACAGCCGCCAACGGCGTTGACGGTGCAATTGCGCGACGGCAGTTGCCGCATCGCCAAACCGACTCTGGCGCTGGATGCGTCGCCCGGCGTTTGCCGCTAA
- a CDS encoding fimbrial protein, producing MIRLIFLLLLSGLFSGYSHASCYGKGAEFAPPIFVDLSDKLSANMPVWEAQYNTQYTGTFNCSKSKSNFSYTIKLSPKDSQAAIFGFNNGQQWIRAEITNKISDRTLRGRGEHSASELNSPMTIRYSLVQKPKDGRVVPGDTLMLDDVLLVSDVTGIGILELPFWLLEQVGKLLTWLLTGNWPYDDRDMYGQPMNIKYAPKTTTCRFDNAGLTVRLPKMGMAQVLNNNQPGYTPFSLNISCQNMQQEGIADRAVEMFLSSNNLLASDASVLTNANAGGAQGVGLRLVKRDMPSSPVVLSPSNVDRGSATSLFHVAAGGSLNSHFIIGMGAYYYPYQRDGVPQGEINTSATLNIIYP from the coding sequence ATGATCAGGCTGATTTTTTTGCTGCTGCTGTCCGGGCTGTTCAGCGGCTATAGCCATGCTTCCTGCTATGGCAAAGGAGCGGAGTTTGCGCCCCCGATTTTTGTTGATCTCTCCGATAAGCTGAGCGCCAATATGCCGGTCTGGGAGGCGCAATATAATACCCAGTACACCGGCACATTTAACTGCAGCAAGTCCAAAAGCAACTTTTCCTACACCATCAAGCTTTCGCCGAAAGATTCGCAGGCCGCGATTTTCGGTTTTAACAACGGTCAACAGTGGATCCGGGCGGAAATCACCAACAAGATAAGCGACAGAACGTTGAGGGGGCGCGGGGAACACTCCGCGTCAGAGTTAAACTCGCCGATGACCATTCGTTATTCGCTGGTGCAAAAACCCAAGGATGGGCGGGTGGTGCCGGGCGATACCTTGATGCTCGATGACGTTTTACTGGTGAGCGATGTGACCGGCATTGGCATTCTGGAATTGCCGTTCTGGCTGTTGGAGCAAGTGGGGAAATTGCTCACCTGGTTGCTTACCGGCAACTGGCCTTATGACGATCGCGACATGTACGGCCAGCCGATGAACATCAAATACGCGCCGAAAACCACCACCTGTCGTTTCGACAACGCCGGCCTGACGGTTAGGTTGCCCAAAATGGGCATGGCGCAGGTGCTGAATAACAATCAACCCGGCTACACGCCGTTCTCGCTGAACATCAGCTGCCAGAACATGCAGCAGGAAGGCATCGCCGATCGCGCCGTTGAGATGTTCCTGTCCAGCAATAACCTGCTGGCCTCCGACGCCAGCGTGTTGACCAATGCCAATGCGGGCGGCGCGCAAGGAGTGGGGCTGCGCCTGGTCAAGCGCGACATGCCGAGCTCGCCGGTGGTATTGTCGCCTTCCAACGTCGATCGCGGCAGCGCCACCTCACTGTTTCATGTCGCCGCCGGCGGCAGCCTGAACAGTCACTTCATCATCGGCATGGGCGCTTATTATTACCCTTATCAGCGCGACGGCGTGCCGCAGGGGGAAATCAACACCTCGGCCACGTTGAACATCATCTATCCCTGA